One Clostridiisalibacter paucivorans DSM 22131 genomic region harbors:
- a CDS encoding patatin-like phospholipase family protein: MADNIGLVLEGGGMRGLYTSGVLDCFLEKGLIFPYVIGVSAGACNGLNYISRQKRRSKEVNIRFANDSRYINFTNIFKREDVFGLDFLFEDITNELNPFDFETFNNAKEKFVVCCTDCERGRAVYYDNKNCKNILEATKASSSLPFLNSIVEFDGRYLLDGGIADSIPIKKSIDDGNEKNVIIMTRNRGYRKKPFKFRRLAKGIYKDYESLVNAMLNRYKNYNDTLDYIEELEQSGKVFVIQPESPVNVKRAERDVRKLEELYDQGYKDGDRYFNEIKDWMEK; the protein is encoded by the coding sequence ATGGCAGATAATATAGGTTTGGTTTTAGAAGGTGGAGGTATGAGGGGTCTTTATACTTCAGGAGTATTAGATTGTTTTTTAGAAAAAGGACTTATTTTCCCTTATGTGATAGGTGTTTCGGCAGGGGCTTGCAATGGCCTTAATTACATATCTAGGCAAAAAAGACGGAGTAAAGAAGTCAATATAAGATTTGCCAATGATTCTAGATATATAAATTTTACTAATATCTTTAAGAGGGAGGATGTATTTGGGTTAGATTTTCTTTTTGAAGATATTACTAATGAACTTAATCCCTTTGATTTTGAAACTTTTAATAATGCAAAAGAGAAATTTGTAGTATGTTGTACAGACTGTGAAAGGGGACGGGCTGTATATTATGACAATAAAAACTGTAAAAATATATTAGAGGCTACAAAGGCCTCTAGTAGCTTACCTTTTTTGAATTCTATTGTTGAATTTGATGGTAGATATTTATTAGATGGAGGTATTGCAGATTCTATTCCAATAAAGAAATCTATAGATGATGGAAATGAAAAGAATGTTATTATAATGACCCGTAATCGTGGATATAGAAAAAAACCCTTTAAATTTAGAAGGCTAGCTAAAGGTATATACAAGGATTACGAAAGTTTAGTAAATGCAATGCTTAATAGATACAAAAATTATAATGACACATTGGACTATATCGAAGAATTAGAACAGTCAGGTAAAGTTTTTGTAATACAGCCAGAATCACCTGTGAATGTTAAAAGGGCAGAGAGAGATGTAAGAAAACTTGAAGAATTATATGATCAGGGCTATAAGGATGGAGATAGGTATTTTAATGAAATAAAAGATTGGATGGAAAAATAG